The segment taaatatgtCTATAAATGTCAATGTATAACCCATAAGGTTGGGTCCAAAGTGTAGTAAACCAAATTCATATTCATATTCAATCCACAAATAagtttacaaaaacaaaacatattcaaaattcaaaacactTTTGCAATCATAAACATACTTTCACAAAAcacttaatattatttataaattatttatcatgCTTGATCcacataatttataaaacaataaagattttaattaaaaaaattatttagtacataaatatattttttataactcaAAATAACTAATCAAAGATATGAACATTTACTTACCTGATACGCAAATCCAATATTAACCTTAGAGGCAACCAAACACTCATAACAacctaaaaataacaatcatcTTAAATTATATCTTTACCAGAATCTAATGCAATACATGAGAttgtttcaaataatttatagtttaatcaaaatttaaatatatcacTAGTTTAAATAACtttgaaattcttttaaaaaatcaccgaACACTATAATCATGTTATCATAGTCACTCACTCTATTTTACTTATACAGTAtctattttcaataattaaataccAACAATAATTATGTAAAACATATGgcaattatgataaaaaaataaaaatattgtaaaaatttgatcCGAAAAGgctaagaaatattttatttcaagtaaAGAAGTATTGTGACCTTGATAAAATAGAGGTGTCAAAGATTATTAACTGCAAATAGTTTTAGAAAATCATTTGATAagtaaataaactaatttatataaaaatcaagttctaTATGAAACATTCACGTATTCAAATTctacataaaaatcaattaattctattatattaaaaagtttaaagCTGAACTATAAAAGTTATTCACTCTCCAAAACAAATTCTAATAATTAACTATTAAATTTAGATaactataaataatttatcataaattcataaaaattcttaaaaacacactaaaactctttagttatatattaaaaaaaacaacgaatTTTTTAGGGCTATAAAACATTTGAGATGAATTGCACTCTCCAATCAACGGACAGTagacttaaatttttttgataaattgcaGATTTAAGTGGTCTATTTTTTAGGGCTATAACTAGGTACTAGATTTTAACCCAAACAGTCATAGAATGCTAGATTACAATGGCATGAAGTTAACAAttcatcatcattttcaaattctttaatttcactattactttaaattaatatacaaaaaaacatataaaatcacTTTCATGGATTCCTGTTAATCTAAGACTCCATTAGTATAATATTCACTCTTTAAAagtgattaaaaaatcaaatatcataaaaatcataatttctaaaCCTTTTTCAATAACCCTAATATACAtgcaaaaacttaattaaaaggTAATTAATGATATAGAATACACAtcttaaactaataaaaaaaaacaaggattttGGCCATAAATCAAATCTCCTCATTTCCTCTCTTTATTGATATAGGTTTTGATTctctaataaaaatagatacaaaTTACTCtagagttttgttttctttttatactcTAAATTATTATGTAATTACTAATATACCCACTATTACTtataatattctaaaataaaaagagcatAATAGGaacctaattaattatattatactaTTACTATTTTTCCCATACTTATATATTGACCAAATTGTGTGAAATGTCTTAATTGCCCCTCAACCATTATCACCTATAATTATTCATGAAAGGATAATGTTGTCCTATGTTATTCAATTTTTCAgggtattatatatttttttaagctgaGAAAAAATTGGGTCAATCCCCATCACAACACAACGCGGGCCACCTATTTAGtgtcatatatataaaatcacgtatgagtttatatataatttttataaatatttactcTCGATCAATAACTAATTGATTTGTCATGGATATTTGACTGGCTATGCAATGTTGCTGTATGATACATTTtagaatctatttttatttaattacgtgataattaaaataaatattcaaaaaatttaaaattatagaggaaaaaaatgtaattttcaaccaaaaattcattttcttattcatgtcTTCCTTTTATTGAAacgaaatactttttttattagtagtatggttttttgaataaaaactaaagttagttaaaataaaaactcgTAAAAATTTCCAATGATTTGAATTTAGGAGAGGAAAAAATGTATCTCTTTAACCAAAACTTCATTTCTTAATTGatgtatttctaatttttttaaagaaattattttttaattagaagctttgttttttaaataaatacatatcaCTATCTGAAaagaaagtttcaataaaagaacaaaaaaaaatcatgactcGATAATTTTTATggaatctcataaaaaaataaaaaataattaatttcatgaaattatataaaaaactaataataataaaataaatattttattcttattgaaTATTTGTGTGTAATTTTGTTTAGAAGATTCtactaatattatcataaaaaaaactctagtcatatttgaaaaatagagCATACTCAGATAGTTTAtgaaatattactttaataatttaattttaagatagttttattcaataattaaaaaaatttaaagggattttacaaaaaaaaaggttaggaTGCTTGGGACTAGGAGGACTAGCCCACATACCTTACCTAAAAGGAAAAAGCCAACACATATGTGGGCCAAAAAAATTAgctcaaggtttttttaaacATATAGATGAGATGTCGTTCATTGAAACAAGATGATTGAAAAACCATAGTTCAAGTATTTAGACCTTTAAAATCCAATTCCAAcatatttttgcttaaaaacataaaaaacattgtagAAACCTAAATAACCTTATTTACAATTCCAAAACAATTAGTTAAAAGctcaaaattaaaccaaataaaaacaacactTCCTAGATTTCATTCACTTTTTTCTTGCATGGTTAAAGAACAAAACTACTTTTATCAAATTCTCTTCTCATAAATCCATCAACACCAATATTGATTGTTTTGGTGTGATTATTCCTAAACTTTATCTCATTTACTCTTTGGCATCTTCTCACCTCTCTCTCTAAGgactgaaatataaaaaaataaagtttaactCGCTaaactagatttaataattttttttcttataaaaaattatttacagggatcaaatataaaaaattaataatagttaCAAAGAGTTTTCTGCCACTTCAGCATAAATACCTAAAATTATaggaacaaaatataaaaaattaatctaataaatttttatataaaattgacTCACTAAgctagatttaataataattacaaagaGTTTCCCACcacttcaacattttttttatgttgaagaaAATCTACAAGATAATATGGTCAAACATCTAACACCCGTTTGATATTGCGTTCCAAACGGGTGTTaagtaaaatttgaaaaataaatttgattaattttttttatatttttaaattattttagtgtgttaatattaaaaataatttttaaaaaataaaaaaaatattattttgatatatttttagtgaaaaacagtttgaaatgaaacCATTACTTTTAAATACCCCTGTTATACActgatcaaaaaagaaaaagggtagaCTTCACGTTTGTATCTGCAGATTGGCCAATATCTCACCTTTATAgctaaaagttaaaatttttccACTTTTGCTcccatatttttctaaaattttcaatattaaattaattaggtaGCTAGAATACctcagtttttttattagtttgtcATCTCTAATTCCCAAATATGTGATAATACATCATAGAAATATTTAAGAACCTAAAcaagtaaataaatataaaagtggGCCCATCATTATATTTGTTCGGTTATTCAAAaatgaagggtaaaattgagAATCTTCAAAACTGTAATGGTAAAACTGAGTATTTTAAACTAAGGCAACGTTTGGTACTGCGTTTGTACCTGCGTTTcgtcaaaatttaaatttttttttttttgctaaaattgagtgcggtttgtactttttgaatcgttttgatgtgctgatgtcaaaaatgatttttaaaaaataaaaaaacatcattggcatgcatttcagcacgaaaagctatttgaaaagcacccgcaaccacactgccaaacacgctctaccAGGGTTGAAGTGAAATAATAATGAATCTAcgggtaataataataataaaagtaaatcTATGTAGCGTATCCTACATCATATGACGATTCATGATGATCTATCTATGAAGTATGGACTGCACTAGTGTATTATCTATCATATCTATAGCATGGCATGTTATGTGATGGTTTATAACAAGAGCAACCGCTTATTTATGGCATAGTTCCACTTATACCCCTCAACCCCGTTAAATATAACCATCTAATCTAACTAACGTTCTTTTCTCGTTAACGGAGTATTCTGTTAGTCACTCCCTTCTTTAAAAGCCGCTGTCTTTCACTTTCCTGTTTTTGCTTTTTCATTGAAAGAAACAAAtactacaattaattaattaatctctcCATTTTATAAACCTAAAGTCACGAAGCTTCACTTTCCAACACAGACAGGCCCTCTCTATCTCTCTGGAGCCAAAGGAGAAAAGCTCTTCTACAGTGTTCCACATTtcgaaaaattgaaaaagaaatccaTAAACATTAGTAGTAGTCTATTAGTCTGATCTTTGAACAGACCtcatttttttaggatttcCATTATCTCTACACAATTCGCTTTATTGTTTGACGGTTATACCCTGCCTCTTCTGCTCTCATTTTTCATGATCAGCATcatggcggcggcggcggcagaaaattgagtaaattaaaggatgaaaacaGGGGCGGAACTGGAAATAGGAGTGAATGGGAGTGGCCAACAAGGCTTGGAGGCTTAGCTTGTTATCGGAAAAACCGAACCTGGCGCTTTCTAACCAATCAAACGGAAAACATTatcaatatcatcaaaatatttacAATGACTGGCGGTGGTGGAGATCTTCGGCGACCCAGCAGCACCGGAGGAAGGTGCCGTGGTCGCTTGTTTGCGGTTTGATGCTGTTTGGTTTGGGATTGGTTTCTCTCTTCACTGGACACGTGGCTTCTGATCTTGAGTGGTACTCTCAACGATTAGTCAAGCGCAGCCTCTTCTACTCTAGGCTGGTACTGTATTAATTAATCACAAGTTtctcaattttcttattttctgaattgcaatgttttttttatataaaaaaaagtagaattTTTGAGTGAAAATAGCAAGTGTGAATGTTTTTAGAGATTGGGTTAATGTAAAGTGGCAATGGATGGTGTTGCAGGAGGGAAGGCGACGTGAAGCAATTGATATTTGGAAATCAAAATACTCGAATCTCTTCTATGGATGTAGCGAAAGAGGGCGTAATTTTCCTCGTAtgttcaaaatttctttttaagttgCTTTTACTGGAATGTTTGCTTCCGGTAACAATACAAGTTCAATTTCGCTCTATCTGGATTGAATCAGTGGTTGTTAGAGTAGATTTTATTAGTTCTGTTATTTCCTTTCAAGTCTGAACAAGATGCTGAGACATTCTACTTGAGTTCAAACTTTCTAACAAAGCTAAGTCTATGTATAGCTGCCGTACGTGAGCGGGCATCAAATGGCTATTTGCTTATTGCTGCAAGCGGAGGGTTGAACCAACAAAGAACTGGAGTAAGTGAAGGTTATCTTTGGTTCAGAGTGTTTTATCAAATAgggttatatatttttcttgcccGAATATTAATGTgttgtgtttttgaaaatgaCAATTGCTTAGATAACAGATGCTGTGGTTGTTGCACGGATTCTTAATGCTACATTAGTTGTGCCTGAGCTAGATCATCACTCCTATTGGAAGGATGATAGGTAAGTTGGGATTTGTTATTCTATTTGCCTAGTATTTAATCTGGAagatcatttctttctttctcatatTTGCGTTCTTTATATTAAACTTGACACCCATTTCCTAATTAAATATGTCCCTTTGTATGCAGTGACTTTGTCAACATTTTTGACGTTGATTGGTTCATTTCTTACCTTGCAAAAGATGTCACCATTGTGAAAAGAGTTCCTGACAAAGTCATGAGGTCAATGGAAAAACCCCCATATACCATGCGTGTCCCAAGAAAATCCCCTCCTGAGTATTATCTGGATCAAGTTCTGCCAATATTATTAAGGAGACGTGTAAGGCACTCTTCAGTttgtaattattctttttaatctgATAGTTTCCAGTTAGTTATCGCCGCCTTTACATGCCCTTGTGTTTCTCTTTAAAGTTTTGGAAATCCAGGTTTCTTTCTTCGTGGTGTGAAGTATTTTATTGATATGTTCTAGTTTGTTGTAAGTGAGGCAATAGGATATGAATTTTTGCAGGTTGTGCAGTTGACGAAGTTTGACTATAGGCTTGCAAGTAACCTTGAAGAAGAGCTGCAAAAGTTGCGCTGCCGGGCTAATTATCATGCTTTAAGATTTACAAAACCCATACAAGAAATTGGAGAGAGGCTCGTGACAAAAATGCGAAAGATGGCAAAACGTTACATTGCAATTCACTTGAGGTTTGTATCCTTtacttcaaaatttaattgaCATGTCTAATCTGAGGGAAAATAGACTATTCTGCTGCTTTAATGTCAATAACATGGTTGCATAATGTCTATCTCTTCCCCAATTAATGGTCAAGACAGCTGTGGGGGACAGGTgctaaaaattatgattttgggATCCTATCTTGGCTAGAGTCTCCTCTAGATTCTAGACCATTTACTAATTTTCATGTAATGCACAACTCTTTGTTACATGACACCCCCTTCTCACCCTCGTCACACGCACACGTGTGTGTGCACGTGTGAGAAGATAATAGGAAAGGAAACACTTGGATTTTATTGTGTATATTTTATTCTAGCCTGTGGTAGAGATGCTTATCAAATTTCTATGCAACTAATGAATGCTAAAGGAACATGAACAGACCACTTGTATAGAAGAACTGCTTTCTGTATCTCACTCTCCTTTTTCTAGCAAGGATTCAGCTGCATTACTATCATATCCATATGTTTGAGTTTTATGAGCATAGGTCTTTACATGTTGACGCTTTATAGACAGGTGGTGAACTGTGTGTATATTTGGATTTATATGTTCATGGCCCGCTGTTTAAAATTACAGGTTTGAACCTGATATGCTTGCGTTTTCTGGGTGTTACTTTGGTGGGGGTGAAAAGGAGAGATTTGAGCTTggtgaaataagaaaaagatgGGCAACATTACCTGTAAGAAAAGAATGCTATTCCTTTGTAACCTccaattttgtatttatataaagatTCTCAACCCATTGATCGTGCTCTTGTAATTACCTGGAGAAATGAGGACTGCTTTTTTTAAGATGGATTCAGAtgattctttatttgttttgtttacccCAGATATATACTTGCAATGTTTTAGGATTTAAGCCCTGATGGAGAGCGTGAGAGAGGAAAATGTCCACTCACTCCTCATGAAGTGGGATTAATGCTGCGTGCCCTAGGTTTTGCTAACGACACATACCTCTATGTTGCATCTGGAGAAATATACGGTGGGGAAGAGACTTTGAGACCCCTTAGAGAACTCTTCCCAAACTTCTATACGAAGGAGATGCTTGCAATCAAAGAGCTGAaatctttttttccattttcctcTCGCATGGCAGCCATTGACTACATTGTCTGTGATGAGAGTGATGTCTTTGTCACAAATAACAATGGAAACATGGCCAAGATTCTTGCTGGTCGAAGGTGAGAATACTAGtccttgtatttatttatttttcttgaatatgCTCAAgcttaaaattagtttttggttttcaatttgatatGACGATGAGGAAGGAATTGGtgatttaaatttgaattgtcAAGAAAgttaattttgagaaaatattaGTGCCTCTATTTTCTACATTGTCTATCATGAGAGTGATGTGTTGAATGAACTTGAATTTTTGGATCATAGTATAATATTTTCTCATGAAGATTTGTTTTTGTGAATACctgatttttttgtcattataatcaaatttatggtGATATAAGGCATTCCAGACCTTATCTAATGAGTGGTTCTAGAGAtattttgcaaaaataaataaataaataaaagaataaaagattCTAGACATTATATACCCGAGTAATTTAAGGGATGCTTAAACATTTACTAATATTTGTTTACTGTAGATGCGCCTTTTATGATTCGTGCATTATTAATTATTCCTTCCATAATTATTATTCCCCCACATGATAGAAATCCAATTCCAAAATGTGAAAAATCTTGCTTGTAATAATCCATGCCATTTCATTTATTACGTTATTTTTTTGTAGAAGTTACTCTTATATAATTCACTATTCTCTTTTTTACATACCTTTTCTCTGCACTAATTTTTGTTTATCTTATATAATGGATCCTAGGAGATATGCTGGGCATAAGAGGACCATCAGACCGAATGCAAAGAAGCTCAGTGCATTGTTCAAGGCAAGGGATCGGATGGACTGGGATACATTTGCCAAAAAGGTGAAAGCAAGCCAGAGAGGATTTATGGGAGAACCCGATGAGGTGAGGCCTGGACGAGGTGACTTTCATGAATATCCATCTTGTATCTGTGAGAAGCCATTTACGGATGATGAAAACAGAAAGGGCGAAGATCTACTGTCAGATAGAATTCATATGAACTTTAAGGAAAATGTTGATTCCAAGTATGTTGGGGAGAATCAAGGTGACAAAAGCCTCCAGAGATTGAAGAAGAGAAGCATAGAAGAACCAATATCTTTAAGAGAGAACAAGGACGGTGAAAATTTTCCTGACTAAAGGTACAAATGAAGGCAACTCCTGGTTAATAGCAGGCACAAATTTATGCCTCCGACATTTCATCTTCCGAGCATGTCACCATTTCATGctggcacaaaaaaaaaaaaaaattcattgcgGCATCATAATTTAAGCCTTCTTGAATTTAGTTTCTGCTTTCCTTTTCTGTTCAGTAACGGTGATTGGATCAGCGAATGAACTGGGTTTATGTACAGGAGACAGGGAACTTCAATGAGCTGCAATTGTTCATAGATAGTTTTGCTAGGGAAACCTGTTTGAAGGTATGTCGAAGTCAATGGAACTTGTTTGGTTGCATCAACCAAGTCTGACTTTATTGTGT is part of the Populus nigra chromosome 8, ddPopNigr1.1, whole genome shotgun sequence genome and harbors:
- the LOC133701867 gene encoding O-fucosyltransferase 29, which encodes MGVANKAWRLSLLSEKPNLALSNQSNGKHYQYHQNIYNDWRWWRSSATQQHRRKVPWSLVCGLMLFGLGLVSLFTGHVASDLEWYSQRLVKRSLFYSRLEGRRREAIDIWKSKYSNLFYGCSERGRNFPPAVRERASNGYLLIAASGGLNQQRTGITDAVVVARILNATLVVPELDHHSYWKDDSDFVNIFDVDWFISYLAKDVTIVKRVPDKVMRSMEKPPYTMRVPRKSPPEYYLDQVLPILLRRRVVQLTKFDYRLASNLEEELQKLRCRANYHALRFTKPIQEIGERLVTKMRKMAKRYIAIHLRFEPDMLAFSGCYFGGGEKERFELGEIRKRWATLPDLSPDGERERGKCPLTPHEVGLMLRALGFANDTYLYVASGEIYGGEETLRPLRELFPNFYTKEMLAIKELKSFFPFSSRMAAIDYIVCDESDVFVTNNNGNMAKILAGRRRYAGHKRTIRPNAKKLSALFKARDRMDWDTFAKKVKASQRGFMGEPDEVRPGRGDFHEYPSCICEKPFTDDENRKGEDLLSDRIHMNFKENVDSKYVGENQGDKSLQRLKKRSIEEPISLRENKDGENFPD